A part of Chloroflexota bacterium genomic DNA contains:
- a CDS encoding DUF2461 domain-containing protein, whose protein sequence is MNAHFGPELFKFLRQLRQNNNREWFQANKRRYEEHVKRPLQRFIEDFAPELEAISPHFVADPRGNGGSMFRIYRDVRFSKDKSPYKTQAAAQFRHEFGKSAHAPGFYLHLAPEEVFAGIGLWGPDTPTLTKIREAIVADPGQWRGIVTERDFAAAFNRHGRSLKRPPKGFPKEHPLLEDLKRKDHIASLPFTHEQIYRTDFIDVYADACRRASSYMQFLTRAVELPY, encoded by the coding sequence ATGAACGCCCACTTTGGTCCCGAGCTTTTCAAATTCCTGCGCCAGTTGCGGCAAAACAACAACCGCGAATGGTTTCAGGCCAACAAACGGCGCTACGAAGAACACGTCAAGCGGCCGCTGCAGCGCTTCATCGAGGATTTCGCCCCCGAACTGGAGGCGATCAGCCCGCACTTTGTGGCCGACCCGCGCGGAAACGGCGGCTCGATGTTCAGGATCTACCGCGACGTCAGGTTCTCCAAGGACAAATCCCCCTACAAGACTCAGGCGGCGGCGCAGTTCCGGCATGAATTCGGCAAGTCGGCCCACGCGCCCGGTTTTTACCTGCACCTGGCTCCGGAGGAGGTTTTTGCCGGAATCGGCCTGTGGGGACCCGACACACCCACCCTCACCAAGATCCGGGAGGCGATCGTCGCCGACCCCGGACAGTGGCGCGGCATTGTCACCGAGCGGGATTTCGCCGCGGCGTTCAATCGCCACGGGCGTTCGCTGAAGCGTCCGCCCAAGGGGTTCCCGAAAGAACACCCGCTGCTGGAGGACCTCAAGCGCAAAGACCACATCGCTTCGCTGCCGTTTACCCACGAGCAGATTTACCGAACCGATTTCATCGATGTCTACGCCGACGCCTGTCGCCGGGCTTCTTCCTACATGCAGTTCCTTACCCGCGCCGTCGAATTGCCGTACTGA
- a CDS encoding DUF1971 domain-containing protein → MTQDLVGCSLPDGLIATGSSPVFERGTLPAALQQEHSLAEGFWAVLHVLAGSVRFEDLQTGEIRRISAPGRQVICPLAPHRLIADGQFRCRIDFFKSPITDPG, encoded by the coding sequence ATGACCCAGGATTTAGTCGGCTGTAGCCTTCCGGACGGGCTGATCGCGACCGGTAGCTCGCCCGTCTTCGAGCGCGGTACATTGCCCGCCGCTCTGCAACAGGAGCACTCCCTCGCCGAGGGTTTCTGGGCCGTCCTGCACGTCTTGGCCGGAAGCGTTAGGTTCGAGGACCTTCAGACGGGCGAAATCCGGAGAATTTCCGCCCCCGGCCGCCAGGTCATTTGCCCCCTGGCGCCGCACCGCTTGATCGCCGACGGCCAGTTTCGGTGCCGGATCGACTTTTTCAAATCACCCATTACGGACCCGGGATAA
- a CDS encoding NAD(P)-dependent oxidoreductase, with the protein MAESKPTVAFVGVGRMGSNMALRLNDCGYTVASVIDTNQHMAMVVANDVGCQVADSLAGATASADVIITVVTNDQSMRDIYMADGDNLLEGATGKLFINCATLSPAIHREVDAAVSAAGAEALEACMASSITQARDGTLYLMTAGSDAAQDRAAGLLADLGEVRRIGSVGQAAEVKALVNMVMNINTAGLAEGLGLADALGLDLDMVMEVFSQTGANSRVLETDGEDMRDRDHEVYFSADHAAKDSGIALDLAAEEGLNLPLASATKAQFVRLMDAGKGELDKSAVAELTFRGRN; encoded by the coding sequence ATGGCCGAATCCAAACCGACAGTCGCGTTCGTGGGAGTTGGTCGCATGGGGTCGAACATGGCACTTCGCCTCAATGACTGCGGCTACACCGTCGCCAGCGTGATCGACACCAACCAGCACATGGCGATGGTCGTGGCCAACGACGTCGGTTGCCAGGTCGCCGATAGCCTGGCCGGCGCCACCGCCAGCGCCGACGTGATCATCACCGTGGTGACCAACGACCAGTCGATGCGCGACATCTACATGGCCGACGGCGACAACCTCCTGGAAGGGGCCACCGGCAAGCTGTTCATCAATTGCGCGACCCTCTCGCCGGCGATCCATCGCGAAGTCGACGCCGCGGTCTCGGCCGCCGGGGCCGAGGCCCTCGAAGCCTGCATGGCCTCTTCGATCACCCAGGCCCGCGACGGGACCCTCTATCTGATGACGGCCGGTTCCGACGCCGCCCAGGACCGCGCCGCCGGGCTGCTGGCCGATCTGGGCGAAGTCCGCCGCATCGGTTCCGTCGGCCAGGCCGCCGAGGTCAAGGCGCTGGTGAACATGGTCATGAACATCAATACCGCCGGGCTGGCCGAAGGCCTGGGCCTGGCCGACGCGCTGGGCCTGGACCTGGACATGGTCATGGAGGTCTTCTCCCAGACCGGGGCAAACTCGCGCGTGCTGGAGACCGACGGCGAGGACATGCGCGACCGCGACCACGAGGTCTATTTCTCGGCGGACCATGCCGCCAAGGACTCGGGGATAGCCCTTGATCTGGCCGCCGAAGAGGGGCTGAACCTGCCGCTGGCGTCCGCCACCAAGGCCCAGTTCGTGCGCCTGATGGATGCCGGCAAGGGCGAATTGGACAAGAGCGCCGTGGCCGAACTGACCTTTAGGGGCCGGAACTAG
- a CDS encoding MoaD/ThiS family protein produces the protein MPRVHVPRALREHTGGKVEIELPGRTVGELIDALEERHPGIKARLVSDETTHGLRPGLAIWLDGHDLATGVRTKVPEDSIVYFVPAQAGGG, from the coding sequence ATGCCGCGGGTCCACGTGCCGCGCGCCCTGCGCGAGCATACCGGCGGCAAAGTTGAAATCGAGCTCCCCGGCCGGACGGTCGGGGAGCTTATCGACGCTTTAGAGGAGCGTCACCCGGGCATCAAGGCGCGCTTGGTCTCCGACGAGACGACCCACGGCCTGCGGCCGGGCCTGGCGATCTGGCTGGACGGCCACGACCTGGCGACCGGGGTTCGCACCAAAGTGCCGGAGGACTCGATCGTTTATTTCGTGCCGGCCCAGGCCGGCGGAGGCTAG
- a CDS encoding xanthine dehydrogenase family protein molybdopterin-binding subunit — translation MATETHLVKTGDFKVLGKSPVRHDGVDKVTGRAAYGSDIWLTGQLYGKVLRSPHAHANILSIDTSAAEAYPGVHSVITSADLPEPKTGLTDIGEGGLQSTKFKAMNMLATDKALYDGHAIAAVAASDPHTAEEAARLIKVEYEVLDPVMTARQVRDGDGPVILDEIRTMTEGEAGDDPSNVAEHRIYEEGDVAAGFAAADHIFENVYETATVHQGYIETHNASALWHEDGHLEVWCSSQGAFAIRNELQDLLQMPVSKIKVIPMEIGGGFGGKTTSYLELLAAVMSRKSGRPIKMAMDRNEVIRATGPTPGTWMRVKIGVTNAGKITAVEGEFWFEAGPYPGSPIHPGCVCAFAPYSTTNVRVDGYDVLVNKPHSHAYRAPGATMSEFAVETTVDEICEKLGFDPIEFRLQNASKEGDWRADGPPFPRVGNIECVEAIRDSDHWQSDLGEPSGPNKARGRGVASGFWFNAGMTSSASGRVNADGTVTLIEGSTDIGGTRTSVAMQMAEALGISEQEIIPIVGHTDEIAFTAVTGGSRVTFATGYAAYEAAREILAKMRAALAGLWDVEPSAVEAVDGYFIGAGNELSFAEAAALLGEHELEIVGNATVNPTQRGASFTTHAADVEVDLETGKVEILRYTIAQDAGKAVYPPYVEGQMQGGVVQGIGWALNEGYWYDDEGRLRNHSLLDYRLPTALDLPMIETIIVEVPNPGHPYGVRGVGESSIVPPPATIANAIFAATGKRLQELPMSPPTVQAALANGSS, via the coding sequence ATGGCAACTGAAACCCACCTGGTCAAGACCGGGGACTTCAAGGTCCTTGGCAAATCGCCCGTCCGGCATGACGGCGTCGACAAGGTAACCGGCCGCGCCGCCTACGGATCCGACATCTGGCTGACCGGCCAGCTGTACGGCAAGGTGCTGCGTTCCCCGCACGCCCATGCCAACATCCTCTCGATCGACACCTCGGCGGCCGAGGCCTACCCGGGCGTTCATTCGGTCATCACCAGCGCCGACCTGCCGGAGCCCAAGACCGGCCTGACCGATATCGGCGAGGGCGGCCTGCAGTCGACCAAGTTCAAGGCCATGAACATGCTGGCCACCGACAAGGCCCTTTACGACGGGCACGCGATCGCGGCCGTGGCGGCGTCCGACCCGCACACCGCCGAGGAAGCGGCCCGCCTGATCAAGGTCGAATACGAGGTGCTCGACCCGGTTATGACCGCGCGCCAGGTGCGCGACGGCGACGGCCCGGTGATCCTCGATGAGATCCGGACCATGACCGAGGGCGAGGCCGGCGACGACCCGTCAAACGTCGCCGAGCACCGCATCTACGAGGAAGGCGACGTTGCGGCCGGATTCGCGGCCGCCGACCACATCTTCGAGAACGTGTACGAGACCGCGACCGTCCACCAGGGCTACATCGAGACCCACAACGCCTCCGCGCTCTGGCACGAGGACGGTCACCTCGAGGTCTGGTGCTCCTCGCAGGGCGCCTTTGCGATCCGCAACGAGCTCCAGGACCTGCTGCAGATGCCGGTCTCCAAGATCAAGGTGATCCCGATGGAGATCGGGGGCGGATTCGGCGGCAAGACCACCTCCTACCTCGAACTGCTGGCCGCGGTGATGTCGCGCAAGAGCGGCCGCCCGATCAAGATGGCGATGGACCGCAACGAGGTGATCCGCGCCACCGGGCCGACCCCGGGCACCTGGATGCGAGTGAAGATCGGCGTCACCAACGCCGGCAAGATCACCGCCGTGGAAGGCGAATTCTGGTTCGAGGCCGGGCCCTATCCGGGCTCGCCGATCCACCCCGGCTGCGTGTGCGCGTTCGCGCCCTATTCGACCACCAACGTCCGGGTCGACGGCTACGATGTCCTGGTGAACAAGCCGCACTCGCACGCCTATCGGGCGCCGGGCGCGACGATGAGCGAATTCGCGGTCGAGACGACCGTCGATGAGATCTGCGAGAAGCTTGGCTTCGACCCGATCGAGTTCCGCCTGCAAAACGCTTCCAAGGAAGGCGACTGGCGCGCCGACGGCCCGCCGTTCCCGCGCGTGGGCAACATCGAATGCGTCGAGGCGATCCGCGACTCGGACCACTGGCAGAGCGACCTGGGCGAGCCCTCGGGCCCGAACAAGGCTCGCGGCCGCGGAGTGGCTTCCGGGTTCTGGTTCAACGCCGGCATGACCTCCTCGGCTTCGGGGCGGGTCAACGCCGACGGCACGGTGACACTGATCGAGGGTTCGACCGACATCGGCGGCACCCGTACCTCGGTCGCCATGCAGATGGCCGAGGCGCTGGGAATCTCCGAACAGGAAATCATCCCGATCGTGGGACACACCGACGAAATCGCCTTCACCGCCGTGACCGGCGGGTCGCGGGTGACGTTCGCCACCGGTTACGCCGCCTACGAGGCGGCCCGCGAAATCCTGGCCAAGATGCGCGCGGCGCTGGCCGGGCTCTGGGACGTGGAACCCTCGGCGGTCGAAGCCGTCGACGGTTACTTCATCGGGGCCGGCAACGAACTCTCGTTTGCCGAAGCGGCCGCGCTGCTCGGCGAGCACGAGCTTGAAATCGTCGGCAACGCCACCGTCAACCCCACCCAGCGCGGTGCGTCGTTTACGACCCATGCCGCCGACGTGGAAGTCGATCTCGAGACCGGAAAAGTCGAAATCCTGCGCTACACGATTGCCCAGGATGCCGGCAAGGCGGTCTACCCGCCGTACGTGGAAGGCCAGATGCAGGGCGGCGTCGTCCAGGGCATCGGCTGGGCTCTCAACGAGGGCTACTGGTACGACGACGAGGGACGGCTGCGCAATCACAGTCTGCTCGACTACCGCCTGCCGACCGCGCTCGACCTCCCGATGATCGAGACGATCATCGTCGAGGTGCCCAACCCCGGCCACCCCTACGGGGTGCGCGGGGTCGGCGAATCCAGCATCGTGCCGCCGCCGGCGACGATCGCCAACGCGATCTTTGCCGCCACCGGCAAGCGCCTGCAGGAACTGCCGATGTCTCCGCCGACCGTCCAGGCGGCGCTGGCTAACGGGTCCTCCTAG
- a CDS encoding (2Fe-2S)-binding protein — translation MAGKTHITTTINGERTDFLCEPRDSLLDVLRENLQLYGAKEGCNNGNCGACNVVMDGRLVNSCCVLAVESAGCEIETIEGVGEPDKLHPLQQSFLENAALQCGICTPGFIIAAKALLEQNPDPSEHEIRWWLAGNLCRCTGYDKIIRAVQDAAARMREEA, via the coding sequence ATCGCGGGCAAGACCCACATAACCACCACGATCAACGGCGAGCGCACCGACTTTCTGTGCGAGCCCCGCGACTCGCTGCTGGACGTGTTGCGCGAGAACCTGCAACTGTACGGGGCCAAGGAAGGCTGCAACAACGGCAACTGCGGAGCCTGCAACGTGGTCATGGATGGCCGCCTGGTCAACAGTTGCTGCGTGCTGGCGGTCGAGTCGGCTGGCTGCGAGATCGAGACCATCGAGGGAGTCGGCGAACCCGACAAGCTCCATCCGCTGCAGCAGTCGTTCCTTGAGAACGCGGCCCTGCAGTGCGGGATCTGCACCCCGGGCTTCATCATCGCGGCGAAAGCCCTGCTGGAGCAGAATCCGGACCCAAGCGAACACGAAATCCGCTGGTGGCTGGCTGGCAACCTCTGCCGCTGCACCGGCTACGACAAGATCATCCGAGCGGTCCAGGACGCGGCCGCGCGCATGCGGGAGGAAGCCTGA
- a CDS encoding xanthine dehydrogenase family protein subunit M produces MQAIKYAAPTSIADAVEILDQHGSKARMLAGGTDLIVQVREWVRDVDVFVDAKHIPELTEIAVAADGGVTLGAAAPCYQIYANAAITESFPGIVDAATIIGGTGIQGRASMGGNLCNSGPAADSTPPLIIYSAVCNIAGPGGTRQVAAEDFCTGPGQNVLAENELLVSLTLPPQPAGSGAHYLRFIPRNEMDIAVVSAGAWVQLDGDTITGARIALGAVAPTPLYVEAAGAALVGQTAGEEAYEAAAAHSVAAASPITDMRGTIEYRQHLSGVLTKRALRGAVARAKGESHSAH; encoded by the coding sequence GTGCAAGCGATCAAGTACGCGGCGCCCACCAGCATTGCCGACGCGGTCGAAATCCTCGATCAGCACGGTTCCAAGGCCCGCATGTTGGCCGGCGGAACCGACCTGATCGTGCAGGTCCGGGAATGGGTGCGGGACGTTGACGTTTTCGTCGACGCCAAGCACATTCCCGAGTTGACCGAGATCGCGGTCGCCGCCGATGGCGGGGTTACGCTGGGGGCGGCTGCTCCTTGTTATCAGATCTATGCCAATGCGGCGATCACCGAATCCTTCCCGGGAATCGTTGACGCTGCGACCATCATCGGCGGGACCGGCATTCAGGGCCGGGCGTCGATGGGCGGAAACCTCTGCAACTCGGGGCCGGCGGCCGATTCGACCCCGCCGCTGATCATCTACTCGGCGGTCTGCAACATCGCCGGGCCGGGCGGCACGCGCCAGGTGGCGGCCGAGGACTTCTGCACCGGCCCGGGCCAGAACGTGCTGGCCGAAAACGAACTGCTGGTTTCGCTCACGCTGCCGCCGCAACCGGCCGGTTCGGGGGCCCACTACCTGCGCTTTATCCCGCGCAACGAGATGGACATCGCGGTGGTTTCGGCCGGCGCCTGGGTCCAGCTCGACGGCGACACCATCACCGGCGCGCGGATTGCCCTGGGGGCGGTCGCGCCGACCCCGCTTTACGTCGAAGCAGCCGGCGCGGCGCTCGTCGGGCAGACCGCCGGCGAGGAAGCCTACGAGGCTGCCGCCGCCCACTCGGTCGCGGCGGCGTCGCCGATCACCGACATGCGCGGCACCATCGAGTACCGCCAGCACCTCAGCGGCGTTTTGACCAAGCGCGCCCTGCGCGGCGCCGTGGCCCGCGCCAAAGGAGAGTCCCACAGTGCCCACTGA
- the aroC gene encoding chorismate synthase, with the protein MSNSFGQAFRVTTWGESHGEAVGAVIDGCPPRLELSADDIQPDLDRRRPGQSRITTQRREDDRAEILSGVFDGVTLGTPISIVVRNEDARGKDYEYMRRIYRPSHADYTYQAKYGIRNWRGGGRASARETIGRVAAGAVARKLLAVRYGIEVVAYVKQVADIESPVDMAGISRETVDLSPTRVPDARAAALIYERIDKARKDGDSLGGVVEFVCRGVPPGLGEPVFGKLDGELARAMLSLPAAKGFEIGTGFAGTRLSGVTHNDEFYMQEQRVRTRTNRSGGIQGGISNGEDVVGRVAFKPTATILKAQRTVDDDGNEVEFGGRGRHDPCVLPRAVPIVEAMCTLVLIDQALRHNAQTGFLD; encoded by the coding sequence ATGAGCAACAGCTTCGGTCAGGCTTTCCGGGTCACCACCTGGGGCGAGTCGCACGGCGAGGCGGTCGGGGCGGTGATCGACGGCTGCCCGCCGCGCCTTGAGCTTTCGGCCGACGACATCCAGCCCGACCTGGACCGCCGCCGGCCCGGCCAGAGCCGGATCACCACCCAGCGGCGCGAGGACGACCGCGCCGAGATCCTCTCGGGCGTGTTCGACGGGGTGACCCTGGGGACGCCGATCTCGATCGTGGTGCGCAACGAGGACGCGCGCGGCAAGGACTACGAGTACATGCGGCGCATCTACCGCCCCTCGCACGCCGACTACACCTACCAGGCCAAGTACGGGATCCGGAACTGGCGCGGCGGCGGACGGGCCTCGGCGCGCGAGACGATCGGGCGGGTTGCGGCCGGGGCGGTGGCCCGCAAGCTGCTGGCGGTCAGGTACGGGATAGAGGTCGTTGCCTACGTCAAGCAGGTGGCCGATATCGAGTCCCCGGTGGACATGGCCGGCATTTCGCGCGAGACGGTCGATTTGAGTCCTACCCGGGTCCCCGACGCGCGCGCGGCCGCCCTTATCTACGAGCGGATCGATAAGGCCCGCAAGGACGGGGACTCGCTGGGCGGGGTGGTCGAGTTCGTCTGCCGCGGAGTCCCGCCCGGACTGGGCGAGCCGGTGTTCGGAAAACTCGACGGCGAGCTGGCCCGGGCGATGCTCTCGCTGCCGGCGGCCAAGGGGTTCGAGATCGGTACCGGCTTTGCCGGCACCCGGCTTTCCGGGGTGACCCACAACGACGAGTTCTACATGCAGGAGCAGCGGGTAAGGACCCGCACCAACCGCTCCGGAGGGATCCAGGGCGGAATCTCCAACGGCGAGGACGTCGTGGGCCGGGTGGCGTTCAAGCCGACCGCCACGATCCTCAAGGCCCAGCGCACCGTCGACGATGACGGCAACGAAGTCGAATTCGGCGGACGCGGCCGCCACGACCCCTGCGTCCTGCCGCGGGCTGTGCCTATCGTAGAGGCCATGTGCACCCTGGTCCTTATCGACCAGGCGCTGCGCCATAACGCCCAGACCGGCTTCCTGGACTAA
- a CDS encoding MFS transporter, translated as MSVSPAALAYASRQALSPLMLVRLNIYWLGLSLLWGGFAIVYLPDRVEQLVGPDIKGTMLGVITAVGVTAAIIVQPLAGGISDRAWSRWGRRRPMLILGAICTAVFVLLMSLTATYLALLALILCQQISENFSRAAIKGVLPDLVGTTQMARASSINGILNIGGTVIGATIAGVFLDAGNPGGFVFVGGLTVAFAGLLAFLLIPKGPTAPAAPQPPLRSEFGQVISYLKAQPAFVRVVASRLVFFGAILAADNTLLFNLRDRLEVDNPGQWSSILLGLLLLATIASAWPAGVIGDRFGRKTVVYVACTCGCVGSICAAFIVHIAALGFAVAMLGFALGAFSAGDWALLIDKIPNPNSAGLYLGLANFAGAGGDAVGTLWAGIVLDLGNRGGQLHGFTIVYLVMALFMIAAALILRPLQDDVALLKSI; from the coding sequence ATGTCGGTATCGCCGGCGGCCCTGGCCTACGCCTCGCGGCAGGCGCTCTCGCCGCTGATGCTGGTGCGGCTCAACATTTACTGGCTGGGGCTTTCGCTGCTCTGGGGCGGGTTCGCGATCGTGTACCTGCCCGACCGGGTCGAGCAGCTGGTCGGCCCCGACATCAAGGGCACCATGCTGGGGGTCATCACCGCGGTCGGGGTGACCGCGGCGATCATCGTCCAGCCCCTGGCCGGCGGGATCTCGGACCGGGCCTGGTCGCGCTGGGGCCGGCGCCGGCCGATGCTGATCCTGGGCGCGATCTGCACCGCGGTGTTCGTGCTGCTGATGTCGCTGACGGCCACCTACCTGGCTCTGCTGGCGCTGATCCTCTGCCAGCAGATTTCCGAGAACTTCTCGCGGGCGGCGATAAAGGGCGTGCTGCCCGACCTTGTCGGGACCACCCAGATGGCACGCGCATCCTCGATCAACGGGATCCTGAACATCGGCGGCACCGTCATCGGGGCCACCATCGCCGGGGTGTTCCTCGATGCCGGCAATCCGGGCGGCTTCGTGTTCGTGGGCGGGCTGACGGTCGCCTTCGCTGGGCTGCTGGCGTTCCTGCTAATCCCCAAGGGGCCGACCGCGCCGGCGGCGCCGCAGCCCCCGCTGCGCAGCGAGTTCGGGCAGGTCATTTCCTACCTGAAAGCCCAGCCCGCGTTCGTCCGCGTGGTCGCCTCGCGGCTGGTCTTCTTCGGGGCCATACTGGCTGCCGACAACACCCTGCTCTTTAACCTGCGCGACCGCCTGGAGGTCGATAACCCCGGGCAGTGGTCCTCGATCCTGCTCGGACTCCTGCTCCTGGCCACGATCGCTTCGGCCTGGCCGGCGGGGGTGATCGGCGACCGATTCGGGCGCAAGACGGTGGTCTACGTGGCCTGCACCTGCGGCTGCGTGGGCTCTATTTGCGCCGCCTTCATCGTGCACATCGCGGCGCTGGGATTTGCGGTGGCGATGCTGGGGTTCGCGCTGGGCGCGTTCTCGGCCGGCGACTGGGCGCTGCTGATCGACAAGATCCCCAACCCCAACAGCGCCGGACTCTATCTGGGACTGGCCAATTTCGCCGGCGCCGGCGGCGACGCGGTCGGGACCCTGTGGGCCGGGATAGTGCTCGACCTGGGCAACCGCGGCGGCCAACTGCACGGATTCACGATCGTCTACCTGGTGATGGCGCTGTTCATGATCGCCGCCGCCCTGATCCTGCGGCCGCTGCAGGACGACGTGGCGCTGCTCAAATCCATCTGA
- a CDS encoding sulfite exporter TauE/SafE family protein produces MIGPLEVAGAALVLSLAGFTIGAIGFGFALSTTPFLLLFLDPQTVVIVVNSVAVLAFALVLIETRARLRFRELTPMVLAGVLGTPIGVWALSEMDPTYLRIGIALLVLAVTVLIITNPQRRIPKPRITGPLLGFLTGALVSGLSIGGPIIVLFFLGSGMGRQELRAAVAYFSTVAYGVALAGYYLEGLFTGERLLLVVAAAPMVAVGYLLAVRLTRHMNARRFRQLVVTVIVITSILVLARELIAL; encoded by the coding sequence ATGATCGGTCCGCTGGAGGTGGCGGGCGCCGCCCTGGTGCTCTCCCTGGCCGGATTCACCATCGGGGCAATAGGGTTCGGGTTCGCCCTGTCCACAACCCCCTTCCTGCTGCTCTTCCTGGACCCGCAGACGGTGGTAATCGTGGTCAACTCGGTGGCGGTGCTGGCCTTCGCGCTGGTGCTGATCGAAACCCGCGCCCGGCTGCGGTTCCGCGAGTTAACGCCGATGGTCCTGGCCGGCGTGCTGGGCACCCCGATCGGGGTGTGGGCGCTGAGCGAAATGGATCCGACCTACCTGCGGATCGGCATCGCGCTGCTCGTCCTGGCGGTCACGGTCCTGATCATCACCAACCCGCAGAGACGGATTCCCAAGCCCCGGATCACCGGCCCGCTGCTGGGATTCCTGACCGGCGCCCTGGTCTCCGGCCTCTCGATCGGCGGCCCGATCATCGTGCTCTTTTTCCTGGGCAGCGGCATGGGCCGGCAGGAGCTGCGGGCGGCGGTGGCCTACTTTTCGACCGTCGCCTACGGCGTGGCCCTGGCCGGCTACTACCTGGAGGGCCTGTTCACCGGCGAGCGTCTCCTGCTGGTGGTCGCCGCCGCCCCGATGGTGGCGGTCGGTTACCTGTTGGCGGTGCGGCTGACCCGCCACATGAACGCCCGACGGTTCCGCCAACTCGTGGTGACGGTGATCGTGATCACCAGCATCCTGGTGCTGGCCCGCGAGCTAATCGCCCTCTAG
- a CDS encoding M20 family metallopeptidase — protein sequence MNPDIERVGDLLQQLVAIDSVNPDMPGGERGENEYGDFVAEFGRDLGLAVSRQEVVDGRANVLLELDGGHERTLLFDIHLDTVPQEGDLGSARPVRDGGRIYGRGACDVKGSMVSALFMFERLVRDPPPLNVALAAVVDEEYRKRGAHHMAAGISPDAVVVGEPTSLQPVIAQKGILRFAIEAAGKSAHTANPELGSNAIYSMLDAISVLRALPPEVMPDAPHPLCGKGQLTVSTISGGVQVNVVPASCRAMVDRRMLPGEDPMAVWAAFVELFSGREAITVGEPYAAEAGVESGPEAPIVRAAAAACGRLGRTELIGVPYSTDAAAYAPLGRDFVVLGPGDIAQAHSNREYVELAEVSACVGVYEDLVRSFAEEDGRG from the coding sequence ATGAATCCAGATATCGAACGCGTCGGCGACCTGCTCCAGCAGTTGGTTGCAATCGATTCGGTCAACCCAGACATGCCGGGCGGCGAGAGGGGCGAAAACGAATACGGCGATTTCGTGGCCGAATTCGGCCGGGATCTGGGCCTTGCGGTATCCCGCCAGGAGGTGGTCGACGGGCGGGCCAACGTGCTGCTCGAACTTGACGGCGGCCACGAACGCACGCTGCTTTTCGACATCCACCTGGATACCGTGCCGCAGGAAGGCGATCTGGGGAGCGCCCGACCGGTGCGCGACGGAGGACGGATCTACGGACGCGGCGCCTGCGACGTCAAGGGCTCGATGGTCTCGGCGCTGTTCATGTTTGAGCGTCTGGTCCGCGACCCGCCGCCGCTGAACGTAGCCCTGGCGGCGGTCGTCGACGAGGAGTACCGCAAGCGCGGGGCGCATCATATGGCGGCCGGTATTTCCCCCGACGCGGTGGTCGTGGGTGAGCCAACGTCACTGCAGCCGGTAATCGCCCAGAAGGGCATCCTGCGATTCGCGATCGAGGCGGCGGGCAAATCGGCCCACACCGCCAATCCCGAATTGGGCAGCAACGCGATCTACTCGATGCTGGACGCCATATCCGTGCTGCGCGCGCTGCCGCCGGAAGTAATGCCCGATGCTCCGCACCCGCTCTGCGGCAAGGGGCAGCTGACGGTTTCGACCATATCCGGCGGGGTCCAGGTAAACGTGGTCCCGGCCAGCTGCCGGGCGATGGTCGACCGGCGGATGCTGCCCGGCGAGGATCCCATGGCGGTCTGGGCGGCGTTCGTCGAACTTTTCTCCGGGCGGGAAGCAATCACCGTCGGGGAGCCCTATGCAGCCGAGGCCGGCGTCGAGTCCGGCCCCGAGGCGCCGATCGTGCGCGCCGCCGCCGCCGCCTGCGGCAGGCTGGGCCGGACCGAATTGATCGGGGTTCCCTACAGCACCGATGCGGCCGCCTACGCGCCGTTGGGACGCGATTTCGTGGTCCTGGGTCCTGGCGACATCGCCCAGGCGCACTCCAACCGCGAATACGTGGAGCTCGCCGAAGTTTCCGCCTGCGTGGGGGTGTACGAAGATCTGGTACGGTCGTTTGCCGAGGAGGATGGCAGAGGTTGA